The proteins below come from a single Miscanthus floridulus cultivar M001 chromosome 1, ASM1932011v1, whole genome shotgun sequence genomic window:
- the LOC136475755 gene encoding uncharacterized protein gives MALTNFIVTVAVVGAGVLLFTTDIRRSGALFRRNARQLRQWLEDDTASAASKSAKEAAPTAKKLDSTVPKEKPKEDSH, from the exons ATGGCGCTGACCAACTTCATCGTTACGGTGGCCGTGGTCGGCGCGGGGGTGCTCCTCTTCACCACCGACATCCGCAGGTCTGGCGCCCTCTTCCGCCGCAACGCGCGCCAGCTCCGGCAGTGGCTCGAGGATGACACGGCCTCCGCCGCGTCCAA GTCTGCAAAAGAAGCAGCTCCAACTGCAAAGAAACTTGACTCAACGGTCCCCAAGGAGAAGCCAAAGGAAGATAGTCACTGA